A genomic window from Gemmatimonadota bacterium includes:
- a CDS encoding M48 family metallopeptidase: MSRSVSGPRARRGVLVVSALLAGCAVNPATGERELSFVSEAQEIQMGREADAQIVASLGLYPDSAVQRYVRGLGLRMAQESERPNLPWTFRVVDDPVVNAFALPGGFVYITRGIMTHLTSEAELMGVLGHEIGHVTAKHSVNQISRQQLYTLGLGVGMVFSETVRQFGDVAMQSLQLLFLKYGRDDERQADELGFRYMTGEGYDPREMSRVFDMLGQISAQGGQRIPEWLSTHPDPGRRAETILAMAQQAGGVPPNALVRRPEYLRTIDGVVFGPDPREGYFEDGGVFLHPTLRFGITFPSGWQTVNQKQAVQGVSPDQDAIAMLTLAEGASAARTARDAFLGQEGIQAVGRSEQAIAGLPAAWAEFTGQTEDGTQLHGLAAFVEHRGAVFRLLGYTTEARWSARAGALEAFARSFRPVSDPAVLGAQPDRVDVVEVPTSMSVPEFLRRFPSSVPESTVSLINQFQGNTTLGRGELAKRVTGAR; encoded by the coding sequence ATGAGCCGGTCGGTGTCGGGTCCCCGCGCGCGTCGGGGCGTCCTCGTGGTCTCGGCGCTCCTCGCCGGGTGCGCCGTCAATCCCGCCACGGGCGAGCGCGAGCTGTCGTTCGTCTCCGAGGCGCAGGAGATCCAGATGGGCCGGGAGGCGGACGCGCAGATCGTCGCCTCCCTCGGGCTGTACCCCGACTCCGCCGTGCAGCGCTATGTCCGTGGGCTGGGCCTGCGCATGGCGCAGGAGTCCGAACGGCCGAACCTGCCGTGGACGTTCCGGGTGGTCGACGACCCGGTCGTCAACGCCTTCGCGTTGCCGGGCGGCTTCGTCTACATCACCCGCGGCATCATGACCCACCTCACGTCGGAGGCCGAGCTGATGGGTGTGCTCGGCCACGAGATCGGGCACGTCACCGCCAAGCACTCCGTCAACCAGATCAGCCGCCAGCAGCTGTACACGCTGGGGCTGGGCGTGGGCATGGTGTTCTCCGAGACCGTGCGCCAGTTCGGGGACGTCGCGATGCAGAGCCTCCAGCTCCTGTTCCTGAAGTACGGCCGCGACGACGAGCGCCAGGCGGACGAGCTGGGCTTCCGCTACATGACGGGGGAGGGATACGACCCGCGCGAGATGAGCCGCGTCTTCGACATGCTCGGTCAGATCAGCGCGCAGGGCGGGCAGCGCATTCCCGAGTGGCTCTCCACCCATCCCGACCCCGGCCGGCGCGCCGAGACGATCCTGGCCATGGCGCAGCAGGCCGGCGGCGTGCCTCCCAACGCGCTGGTGCGGCGCCCGGAGTACCTCCGCACCATCGACGGGGTGGTCTTCGGCCCGGACCCGCGGGAGGGGTACTTCGAGGACGGCGGCGTCTTCCTGCACCCGACGCTGCGCTTCGGGATCACGTTCCCGTCGGGCTGGCAGACGGTGAACCAGAAGCAGGCGGTGCAGGGCGTGAGCCCGGACCAGGACGCCATCGCCATGCTGACGCTCGCCGAGGGCGCCAGTGCCGCGCGCACGGCGCGCGACGCGTTCCTGGGCCAGGAGGGCATCCAGGCCGTGGGGCGCTCGGAGCAGGCCATCGCGGGCCTGCCGGCGGCGTGGGCCGAGTTCACGGGTCAGACCGAGGACGGTACCCAGCTCCACGGGCTGGCCGCGTTCGTGGAGCATCGCGGTGCCGTGTTCCGGCTGCTGGGATACACGACGGAAGCACGATGGAGCGCCCGGGCGGGCGCGCTGGAGGCGTTCGCGCGCTCCTTCCGCCCCGTCAGCGATCCGGCGGTGCTCGGTGCGCAGCCCGATCGCGTGGACGTCGTGGAGGTGCCCACCTCCATGAGCGTGCCCGAATTCCTGCGTCGCTTCCCGAGTTCGGTGCCGGAATCCACCGTGAGCCTGATCAACCAGTTCCAGGGCAATACCACGTTGGGTCGCGGCGAGCTGGCCAAGCGCGTGACCGGCGCCCGCTGA
- the clpB gene encoding ATP-dependent chaperone ClpB, with protein sequence MINFERLTMKATEALRLAANDARGRGNPEVDGPHLLGALLEQEEGIVLPVLQKIGVQVDGVRARVQERIGRLAKVSGGADPTLSRELRAALEAAEKKARELGDEYVSTEHFLVGLASARGDARAILEEAGADEDTVLEALDTVRGSHRVTDQTPEDTYRALARYSRDLTDLARQGKLDPVIGRDEEIRRVVKVLARRTKNNPVLIGEPGVGKTAIVEGLAQRIVAGDVPQSLANKKLISLDISAMLAGAKYRGEFEERMKAVMKEIIDAEGRYVVFIDELHTIVGAGAAEGAVDAGNMLKPSLARGEMQLVGATTLDEYRNHIEKDPALERRFMPVFVAPPSVEDAVAILRGLKERYEVHHGVRITDDAIVAAAKLSDRYIGGRFLPDKAIDLIDEAASRLRIEIDSLPQEIDEVERRITQLEIEKAALAQEKESGALQRKEAIEGELAELKERSSSMKARWQAEKAAIVRIQSLKERVDELKVEADKATRTGDLGRAAELQYGEVPKTEAELVKAEGRLQELQKDGKFLKEEVDEEDIAAVVAEWTGIPVNRLMESERQRLTHLEDLLAERVVGQPQAVGVVANAVRRSRAGLQDPHRPIGSFIFLGPTGVGKTETARALAEFLFDDERAIVRLDMSEYMEKHAVARMIGAPPGYVGFEEGGQLTEAVRRRPHSVVLFDEIEKAHPEVFNVLLQILDDGRLTDSQGRTVDFRNTVIIMTSNIGSPLILERSGSEVWDQVEAAVLQELRRHFRPEFINRVDDIVVFQPLGREQLGRIVELQLQRLQELADELGVRLDVSDGARARITEEGYDPVFGARPLKRAIQRLVQDPLALYLLDHEVEEGTVIRVDAAPGAERLVFEPVGPTGATV encoded by the coding sequence ATGATCAACTTCGAACGCTTGACCATGAAGGCCACCGAGGCGCTGCGCCTGGCGGCCAACGACGCCCGCGGGCGCGGCAATCCCGAGGTGGACGGACCGCACCTGCTCGGCGCCTTGCTGGAGCAGGAGGAGGGAATCGTCCTTCCCGTCCTGCAGAAGATCGGCGTGCAGGTGGACGGGGTGCGCGCGCGTGTGCAGGAGCGGATCGGCCGTCTGGCCAAGGTGAGCGGCGGCGCAGACCCGACCCTGTCGCGGGAGCTGCGCGCGGCGTTGGAGGCCGCGGAGAAGAAGGCGCGCGAGTTGGGAGACGAGTACGTCTCCACCGAGCACTTCCTCGTGGGGTTGGCCTCGGCCCGGGGGGACGCCCGCGCGATCCTGGAGGAGGCCGGCGCGGACGAGGACACCGTGCTGGAGGCGCTGGACACCGTTCGGGGCAGCCACCGCGTGACGGACCAGACGCCCGAGGACACGTACCGCGCCCTGGCCCGCTACAGCCGCGACCTCACGGATCTGGCGCGGCAGGGCAAGCTGGACCCCGTGATCGGCCGCGACGAGGAGATCCGGCGGGTCGTCAAGGTCCTGGCGCGACGCACGAAGAACAACCCGGTGCTCATCGGGGAGCCCGGGGTGGGGAAGACCGCGATCGTGGAGGGGCTGGCGCAGCGCATCGTCGCCGGTGACGTCCCGCAGAGCCTCGCCAACAAGAAGCTGATCTCCCTCGACATCTCGGCCATGCTCGCGGGCGCGAAGTACCGCGGCGAGTTCGAGGAGCGCATGAAGGCGGTGATGAAGGAGATCATCGACGCCGAGGGTCGCTATGTCGTCTTCATCGACGAGCTGCACACCATCGTCGGCGCCGGCGCCGCCGAAGGGGCCGTGGATGCGGGCAACATGCTCAAGCCTTCCCTGGCGCGAGGCGAGATGCAGCTCGTGGGTGCGACCACGTTGGACGAATACCGCAACCACATCGAGAAGGACCCCGCGCTCGAGCGGCGCTTCATGCCCGTGTTCGTGGCGCCTCCCTCCGTGGAGGATGCCGTGGCCATCCTGCGGGGTCTGAAGGAGCGCTACGAGGTCCACCATGGCGTGCGCATCACCGACGACGCCATCGTGGCCGCGGCCAAGCTGTCGGATCGCTACATCGGCGGGCGCTTCCTGCCGGACAAGGCGATCGACCTGATCGACGAGGCCGCCAGCCGTCTGCGGATCGAGATCGACTCGCTTCCGCAGGAGATCGACGAGGTCGAGCGTCGCATCACGCAGCTCGAGATCGAGAAGGCCGCGTTGGCGCAGGAGAAGGAGTCGGGCGCCCTCCAGCGCAAGGAGGCCATCGAGGGCGAGCTCGCCGAGCTCAAGGAGCGCTCGTCCTCCATGAAGGCGCGCTGGCAGGCGGAGAAGGCGGCCATCGTGCGCATCCAGTCGCTCAAGGAGCGGGTGGACGAGCTCAAGGTGGAGGCGGACAAGGCCACGCGGACCGGCGATCTGGGAAGGGCGGCGGAGCTGCAGTACGGCGAGGTGCCCAAGACCGAGGCCGAACTGGTGAAGGCCGAGGGCCGCCTGCAGGAGCTCCAGAAGGACGGGAAGTTCCTGAAGGAGGAGGTGGACGAGGAGGACATCGCGGCGGTCGTGGCCGAATGGACCGGCATTCCTGTGAACCGCCTCATGGAGTCGGAGCGGCAGCGCCTGACGCACCTGGAGGACCTGCTCGCCGAGCGGGTCGTGGGGCAGCCGCAGGCGGTCGGTGTGGTGGCCAACGCGGTGCGGCGCTCGCGGGCCGGGCTGCAGGACCCGCACCGCCCCATCGGCTCGTTCATCTTCCTGGGTCCCACCGGGGTCGGGAAGACCGAGACGGCCCGCGCGCTCGCGGAGTTCCTGTTCGACGACGAGCGCGCCATCGTGCGGCTCGACATGTCCGAGTACATGGAGAAGCACGCCGTGGCCCGGATGATCGGCGCGCCACCCGGCTATGTCGGGTTCGAGGAGGGCGGCCAGCTCACGGAGGCCGTGCGGCGTCGGCCCCACTCCGTCGTCCTGTTCGACGAGATCGAGAAGGCGCACCCGGAGGTCTTCAACGTGCTGCTGCAGATCCTGGACGACGGTCGTCTGACCGACTCGCAGGGGCGCACGGTGGACTTCCGGAACACGGTGATCATCATGACCTCCAACATCGGCAGCCCGCTCATCCTGGAGCGCTCGGGTTCGGAGGTGTGGGACCAGGTGGAGGCGGCGGTGCTCCAGGAGTTGCGGCGTCACTTCCGACCGGAGTTCATCAACCGGGTGGACGACATCGTCGTCTTCCAGCCTCTGGGCCGCGAGCAGCTCGGGCGCATCGTGGAGCTGCAGCTGCAGCGCCTCCAGGAGCTGGCCGACGAGTTGGGCGTGCGTCTGGACGTCAGTGACGGCGCCCGCGCCCGCATCACCGAGGAGGGCTACGACCCCGTGTTCGGGGCGCGGCCGCTCAAGCGGGCCATCCAGCGCCTGGTGCAGGACCCCCTCGCCCTGTACCTGCTCGACCACGAGGTTGAGGAGGGCACCGTGATCCGGGTGGACGCGGCACCCGGCGCCGAACGGCTCGTCTTCGAGCCGGTCGGCCCGACCGGGGCGACGGTCTGA
- the mce gene encoding methylmalonyl-CoA epimerase: METPSPHPTAGRRLHHVGVAVPSIRDVLPLYERMAGTPGSPIETVESQKVRVCFVGLVELLEPTDPSSTVARFLDRRGPGLHHLAFAVDDLAEELDRLAGEGVRLIDRVPRPGAFGHRVAFLHPESTGRVLTELVEAAG; encoded by the coding sequence ATGGAGACACCGAGCCCGCACCCCACCGCCGGACGGCGGCTCCACCATGTCGGTGTCGCGGTCCCGTCCATCCGGGACGTCCTACCGCTCTACGAACGCATGGCGGGCACCCCGGGTTCCCCCATCGAGACCGTCGAGAGCCAGAAGGTCCGGGTCTGCTTCGTGGGGCTGGTGGAACTCCTCGAGCCCACGGATCCGTCCAGCACGGTGGCCCGGTTCCTGGACCGGCGCGGGCCGGGGCTGCACCACCTCGCGTTCGCGGTGGACGACCTGGCGGAGGAGCTCGACCGCCTGGCCGGCGAGGGGGTACGCCTCATCGACCGCGTGCCCAGACCCGGCGCCTTCGGGCACCGGGTCGCCTTCCTGCACCCGGAGTCCACGGGACGGGTGCTCACGGAGCTCGTGGAAGCCGCCGGCTGA
- the trxA gene encoding thioredoxin yields MAESANLLTVTDQSWAQQIEGAEGVAMVDFWAVWCGPCRLIAPFIDQIADEYNDQGVTVGKLDVDNNPEVAARFGVRSIPSVLFFKDGQHVDTVVGAVPKAVLEQKLKQHL; encoded by the coding sequence ATGGCCGAGAGTGCGAACCTGCTTACCGTAACGGACCAGTCCTGGGCCCAACAGATCGAGGGTGCGGAGGGCGTGGCCATGGTCGACTTCTGGGCCGTCTGGTGTGGTCCGTGTCGACTGATCGCGCCGTTCATCGACCAGATCGCCGACGAATACAACGACCAGGGCGTCACGGTGGGCAAGCTGGACGTGGACAACAACCCGGAGGTGGCCGCCCGCTTCGGCGTGCGTTCCATCCCCAGCGTGCTGTTCTTCAAGGACGGCCAGCACGTCGACACGGTCGTGGGCGCGGTGCCCAAGGCGGTGCTCGAGCAGAAGCTCAAGCAGCACCTGTAG
- the rsmI gene encoding 16S rRNA (cytidine(1402)-2'-O)-methyltransferase: MAELYLVSTPIGNLADVTLRALDTLRRVDLVLAEDTRRTRILLDHHGIGTPLSSLHEHNEARRVESVLERLADGGTVALVSDAGTPLVSDPGSRLVRSVVEAGHPVVPIPGPSAVLAALVASGLPGERFTFLGFAPRKGAERQRTLERVSASEETCVLFEAPPRLVRLLTDLAEACGEDREACVAREVTKMHEEFRRGVLRELADHYQAHPPRGEVTLVVAPSAPRGVEDPDIEASARALLAEGLRPSQAAQALSQRLGISRNHAYRVVQSLAGRDP, translated from the coding sequence GTGGCCGAGCTCTATCTCGTCAGCACACCGATCGGCAACCTCGCGGACGTCACGCTCCGCGCGCTCGACACCTTGCGGCGTGTCGATCTCGTCCTGGCGGAGGACACCCGGCGCACCCGGATCCTCCTCGACCACCACGGGATCGGCACGCCGTTGTCGTCCCTGCACGAGCACAACGAGGCTCGACGGGTCGAGTCGGTGTTGGAGCGTCTCGCGGACGGGGGGACCGTGGCGCTCGTCTCGGACGCGGGCACACCGCTCGTCTCCGACCCGGGCAGCCGTCTGGTCCGCAGCGTGGTGGAGGCCGGCCACCCGGTCGTGCCCATCCCCGGTCCCTCCGCCGTCCTGGCCGCGCTGGTCGCCTCCGGTCTGCCGGGCGAGCGCTTCACCTTCCTGGGATTCGCCCCGCGCAAGGGGGCCGAGCGCCAGCGAACCCTCGAGCGCGTGTCTGCATCCGAGGAGACATGCGTCCTCTTCGAGGCGCCGCCCCGGCTGGTCCGGCTCCTGACCGACCTGGCCGAGGCGTGTGGCGAGGACCGGGAGGCGTGCGTGGCCCGCGAGGTGACGAAGATGCACGAGGAGTTCCGGCGCGGCGTCCTGCGGGAGCTGGCCGATCACTACCAGGCGCACCCGCCGCGGGGGGAGGTCACGCTGGTCGTGGCTCCGTCCGCCCCGCGCGGGGTAGAGGACCCCGACATCGAGGCGAGCGCGCGGGCGCTGCTGGCCGAAGGGCTCCGGCCGAGCCAGGCGGCCCAGGCGCTGAGCCAGCGGCTTGGCATCTCCCGCAACCACGCCTATCGTGTCGTCCAATCCCTGGCAGGTCGTGATCCATGA
- a CDS encoding DUF4159 domain-containing protein produces the protein MILALTLAALAGSPPVAPLPASSDTLLTVARLQYGGGGDWYANPSSIANLLTAIRDRTGVPTAAREAVVETLDPALPDYGFLYMTGHGQVRFTVEERAALRAYLLGGGFLHADDNYGLDDSFRAEMAAIFPDHPLVELPADHAVFHGVYDFPDGLPKIHEHDGAAPQAYGIFDEGRLMVFYSYESDLGDGWEDSDVHGDPDEVREQALRMGVNLYLHVLGQYVR, from the coding sequence ATGATCCTCGCGCTCACCCTCGCCGCCCTGGCCGGCTCCCCGCCGGTGGCGCCGCTCCCGGCGAGCTCCGACACGCTGCTGACCGTCGCGCGCCTCCAGTACGGCGGGGGCGGGGACTGGTATGCCAACCCCTCCTCGATCGCGAACCTCCTGACCGCCATCCGCGACCGTACGGGCGTGCCCACGGCCGCCCGTGAAGCGGTGGTGGAGACGCTCGACCCCGCGCTGCCCGACTACGGCTTCCTCTACATGACGGGTCACGGGCAGGTGCGCTTCACGGTCGAGGAGCGCGCAGCGTTGCGGGCCTACCTGCTCGGCGGTGGATTCCTGCACGCGGACGACAACTACGGCCTGGACGACTCGTTCCGGGCCGAGATGGCGGCCATCTTCCCCGACCACCCTCTCGTCGAGCTTCCCGCGGACCACGCCGTCTTCCATGGCGTGTACGACTTCCCGGACGGATTGCCGAAGATCCACGAGCACGACGGCGCGGCACCGCAGGCCTACGGCATCTTCGACGAGGGACGGCTCATGGTCTTCTACAGCTACGAGTCGGACCTGGGGGACGGGTGGGAGGACTCCGACGTGCACGGAGATCCCGACGAGGTGCGGGAGCAGGCGCTGCGGATGGGTGTGAACCTGTATCTCCACGTGCTGGGGCAGTACGTCCGGTGA